A genomic window from Parvularcula sp. LCG005 includes:
- a CDS encoding glycosyltransferase family 2 protein — MIDTPAPLYGLPDRSNASPAVSVVVPMHNEEGNAVVLVREIAKALDGHDFEIITVDDASTDATQGNLAAARTEIPQLRVLAHAHNAGQSRAVRTGILAARAPIIATLDGDGQNPPGEIPAMIAQLTRDGAPALLSMVAGERQKRQDSQAKLLASRWANGIRKSLLKDDANDTGCGLKVFYRDAFLRLPYFDHIHRYLPALMTREGYEVEFAPVSHRSREHGQSKYTNFGRAAVAIRDLIGVTWLIARSRKPVAIKEL, encoded by the coding sequence ATGATTGATACCCCTGCTCCCCTTTACGGCCTGCCCGATCGCAGCAATGCATCTCCTGCCGTGTCTGTTGTCGTCCCCATGCATAATGAGGAGGGCAATGCGGTCGTCCTCGTGCGTGAAATTGCCAAAGCGCTCGACGGCCATGATTTTGAGATCATCACTGTCGATGACGCCTCCACCGATGCGACCCAGGGCAATCTGGCGGCGGCCCGCACCGAAATTCCGCAATTGCGTGTTCTGGCGCATGCTCACAACGCCGGTCAGAGCCGGGCCGTGCGCACCGGGATCCTGGCGGCGCGGGCGCCGATCATCGCGACACTGGACGGCGATGGACAGAATCCGCCGGGCGAAATTCCCGCGATGATCGCCCAATTGACGCGCGATGGGGCGCCCGCTCTCCTGTCCATGGTCGCTGGCGAACGCCAGAAACGCCAGGACAGTCAGGCCAAGCTGCTGGCGTCTCGCTGGGCGAATGGCATCCGGAAATCACTGTTGAAAGACGACGCCAACGACACGGGATGCGGCCTCAAGGTGTTTTATCGCGACGCCTTTTTACGGCTTCCGTATTTCGACCATATCCACCGCTATCTGCCGGCTTTGATGACGCGGGAAGGCTATGAGGTCGAATTTGCGCCCGTTTCCCACCGCTCCCGCGAACATGGTCAATCAAAATATACAAATTTTGGCCGCGCAGCAGTAGCGATCCGGGATCTTATAGGCGTAACATGGCTTATCGCCCGGTCTCGCAAACCTGTGGCGATTAAGGAACTGTAG
- a CDS encoding bifunctional diguanylate cyclase/phosphodiesterase — protein MTTIQTVEAETLKLALEAAGQAMFDLDPTDREMRWADPDAARDLFGLDHDINGEDDLLALLDEEFITQRQSALDAAQEANTSYSLEYRLGPDAGNRWVEERGMWMAYGDTKRLVGVIRLIDDQKQREARLSYLACYDELTGQLNRARCKELIGETLDAVRQGTRQGALLLVGIDNVGGINSDFGFDIADQVIVEVADRIAASLGQKGVFGRVAGTKFSIILNEGTAEAIVTQARTVMNAMREQVVMTRAGGIGVSVCVGATLLDSQASSSIAMAETEAAFDQARRKGPSSFEMFSETTETVSRRRQNTEMSDVILTALNERRVYLAYQPIVPDVHAPCTKYECLIRMRGEDGQEIPAPAFIPTAERLGLVHLLDRRVLELATQALLIEPTIALNVNLSWETVKDPVWAEGYLSHLRANRRVCDRLTIELTETQAVDAIDASIEFVSAIKDFGCDFAIDDFGAGYTSFRNLKALDIDILKIDGSFVSGISSSRENQIIVRTLLDLARNFGMKTVAEWVDNESDATLLKALGVDYLQGFYLGKPEQRPEWSAPTRAEPEQQAWRTG, from the coding sequence ATGACGACCATTCAAACCGTTGAGGCAGAAACACTCAAGCTCGCCCTTGAGGCTGCTGGCCAAGCCATGTTCGACCTGGATCCAACCGATCGCGAAATGCGCTGGGCAGATCCGGACGCGGCCCGCGACCTCTTTGGCCTTGACCACGATATCAACGGCGAAGACGACCTCCTTGCCCTCCTCGACGAAGAATTCATCACCCAGCGCCAATCGGCTCTCGATGCCGCCCAGGAAGCCAATACCAGCTACTCCCTTGAGTATCGCCTCGGCCCGGATGCCGGCAATCGGTGGGTCGAAGAGCGCGGCATGTGGATGGCTTATGGCGACACCAAGCGCCTCGTCGGCGTCATCCGTCTGATTGACGACCAGAAACAGCGTGAAGCGCGCCTGTCCTACCTCGCCTGCTATGATGAGCTGACAGGCCAGTTGAACCGGGCCCGCTGCAAGGAACTGATTGGCGAGACACTCGACGCTGTCCGGCAGGGCACGCGCCAGGGCGCCCTCCTCCTCGTCGGCATCGACAATGTCGGCGGCATCAACAGCGACTTCGGCTTCGATATTGCGGACCAGGTGATCGTCGAGGTTGCTGATCGTATTGCTGCATCGCTGGGCCAGAAAGGCGTTTTCGGCCGGGTCGCCGGTACGAAATTCAGCATCATCCTGAATGAGGGCACAGCGGAAGCCATCGTGACCCAGGCCCGCACCGTGATGAATGCGATGCGCGAGCAGGTGGTGATGACGCGCGCCGGCGGTATCGGCGTCTCTGTCTGCGTCGGCGCGACATTGCTCGACAGCCAGGCGTCCTCCAGCATCGCCATGGCAGAAACCGAAGCCGCCTTTGATCAGGCCCGCCGCAAAGGTCCATCAAGCTTCGAGATGTTCAGCGAAACGACGGAGACTGTTTCCCGTCGCCGCCAGAACACGGAAATGTCAGACGTCATTCTGACCGCCTTGAATGAGCGCCGTGTCTATCTTGCCTACCAGCCGATCGTGCCGGATGTTCACGCGCCCTGCACCAAATATGAGTGTCTGATCCGCATGCGCGGTGAGGACGGTCAGGAAATACCGGCACCGGCCTTTATCCCGACCGCTGAACGTCTGGGCCTGGTCCACCTGCTGGACCGCCGGGTCCTCGAACTGGCCACGCAGGCGCTGCTGATCGAGCCGACCATTGCCCTGAACGTCAACCTGTCATGGGAAACGGTGAAAGATCCGGTCTGGGCAGAAGGCTACCTGTCACATCTGCGCGCCAACCGCCGGGTCTGTGACCGCCTGACCATTGAACTGACCGAGACCCAAGCCGTTGATGCCATTGACGCCTCGATCGAGTTTGTCTCGGCAATCAAGGATTTCGGCTGTGACTTCGCGATTGATGATTTTGGCGCGGGCTACACCTCGTTCCGGAACCTCAAAGCGCTCGACATCGATATTCTGAAAATCGACGGCTCTTTCGTATCCGGCATTTCCTCCTCGCGCGAGAACCAGATCATTGTGCGCACGCTTCTTGATCTGGCGCGTAATTTCGGGATGAAGACTGTGGCCGAATGGGTCGACAATGAAAGCGATGCGACTCTGCTCAAGGCATTGGGCGTCGACTACCTTCAAGGCTTCTATCTTGGCAAACCCGAACAGCGGCCGGAATGGTCTGCGCCGACCCGCGCAGAACCCGAACAGCAGGCCTGGCGCACTGGTTGA
- a CDS encoding GIN domain-containing protein, with product MIRNSVNTLLAGSAAIALLGLAATAAPVQQAEQRFDGANEFSLAGFVGTLIVETGGDVLTVSMTGAADGGPLELTERDGTVSLTGDRKAVKELYRKGSPWQKKGWHWTSSKDSQEKFAEFLSDYPTITVRLPEGGDLSIDEAALIITATDDMGDVSMGGLYEAYGTLGRTESAAFGIAGMGELTAGDVSGDLSVSIAGSGSLMAANAGSTAIRISGSGDVELGDISSDFSVHVSGSGDVETGTIGGSVDVRISGSGDVSMGTIANALEIGINGSGDVEADEVNGPASIRINGSGDVDIGHGRAENFSVRINGGGDVSFGGVATNPDIRVAGSGDVDIKDYEGTVSVKGDGDVRIGDLTFND from the coding sequence TCTGGCGGGCTCGGCCGCGATTGCCCTGTTGGGCCTCGCCGCGACGGCGGCGCCAGTGCAACAGGCAGAACAGCGCTTTGACGGGGCGAACGAGTTCAGTCTCGCAGGGTTTGTTGGCACACTGATTGTGGAAACGGGCGGCGATGTGCTGACCGTCAGCATGACCGGTGCAGCCGATGGCGGTCCGCTTGAATTGACCGAACGCGATGGCACGGTCAGCCTGACCGGCGATCGAAAAGCGGTGAAAGAGCTCTATCGCAAAGGCAGCCCATGGCAGAAGAAGGGCTGGCACTGGACATCGAGCAAGGACTCCCAGGAGAAATTCGCTGAGTTTCTGAGCGACTATCCGACAATCACGGTCCGGCTGCCGGAGGGCGGCGATCTGTCCATTGATGAGGCTGCGCTCATCATCACCGCGACCGATGATATGGGCGATGTGTCCATGGGCGGCCTTTATGAAGCCTATGGCACGCTGGGGCGGACCGAGTCGGCAGCCTTTGGCATTGCCGGTATGGGGGAACTGACAGCAGGTGATGTGTCTGGCGATCTGAGTGTGTCCATTGCGGGGTCTGGTTCGCTGATGGCGGCCAATGCCGGATCGACAGCCATCCGCATCTCCGGTTCCGGCGATGTCGAGCTTGGCGACATCAGCAGTGATTTTTCCGTGCATGTCTCCGGCTCTGGTGATGTGGAAACGGGAACGATCGGCGGCTCTGTCGATGTGCGGATCTCAGGCTCAGGTGATGTCTCCATGGGCACGATTGCAAATGCCCTGGAGATTGGCATCAACGGTTCAGGCGATGTCGAGGCAGATGAGGTCAATGGCCCAGCCAGCATCCGCATCAATGGCAGCGGTGATGTCGATATCGGACATGGTCGTGCTGAAAACTTCAGCGTGCGAATCAATGGCGGTGGTGATGTGTCTTTTGGCGGCGTCGCGACCAATCCCGATATTCGTGTCGCCGGTTCAGGCGATGTCGATATCAAGGATTATGAGGGGACCGTATCCGTCAAAGGCGACGGCGATGTCCGCATCGGCGACCTGACGTTCAACGATTGA